In Rhinolophus sinicus isolate RSC01 chromosome X, ASM3656204v1, whole genome shotgun sequence, a single genomic region encodes these proteins:
- the LOC141569575 gene encoding putative protein SSX6, with translation MESLSGILGLGTGETRAVSLRHRTVPSAMDRDSSFEESHSEDAQKSEEEYEDFDDISKYFSKKEWAKLGDLQKRTYLYMKRNYDYMTLLGLNTNRPYFMRSPNQSRNAPESDYDGDQSPGNQDENPQAASDVKWTEPEKEVPMEPAREENDTMPPPVTPASEPAPKKLCTPGEVSVSGQETEKMSGPSKVKSSVWAHRLRERKSRIIYEEISDPEEDD, from the exons ATGGAAAGCCTTTCGGG GATCCTTGGCCTCGGGACTGGAGAGACTCGGGCTGTGTCCCTGAGACATCGCACCGTTCCCAGCGCCATGGACAGAGACAGCTCCTTTGAAGAGAGCCACAGTGAGGATGCCCAGAAATCAGAGGAGGAATATGAG GACTTCGATGATATTTCCAAATACTTTTCTAAGAAAGAATGGGCAAAGCTGGGAGACTTACAGAAAAGAACCTATTTGTACATGAAGAGAAACTACGACTACATGACTCTTCTGG GTCTCAATACCAACCGCCCATATTTCATGCGTTCTCCTAATCAGTCTAGAAATGCTCCTGAGAGTGATTATGATGGAGATCAAAGTCCCGGGAATCAGG ATGAAAATCCTCAGGCAGCTTCCGATGTGAAGTGGACAGAACCCGAGAAG GAGGTGCCCATGGAGCCGGCAAGGGAAGAAAACGATACGATGCCACCACCAGTAACGCCTGCCTCGGAGCCGGCCCCGAAAAAGCTGTGTACCCCAGGAGAAGTGAGTGTGTCTGGTCAGGAGACTGAGAAGATGTCAG GACCCAGCAAAGTGAAGTCTAGTGTCTGGGCACACAGGCTGCGGGAAAGAAAGAGCCGAATTATATATGAAGAGATCAGTGACCCCGAGGAAGATGACTGA
- the FTSJ1 gene encoding tRNA (cytidine(32)/guanosine(34)-2'-O)-methyltransferase isoform X1 translates to MGRTSKDKRDVYYRLAKENGWRARSAFKLLQLDEEFQLFQGVTRAVDLCAAPGSWSQVLSQKIGGQGSGHVVAVDLQAMAPLPGVLQIQGDITQLSTAKEIIKHFEGCPADLVVCDGAPDVTGLHDVDEYMQAQLLLAALNIATHVLKPGGCFVAKIFRGRDVTLIYSQLRVFFSNVLCAKPRSSRNSSIEAFAVCQGYDPPQGFLPDLTKPLLDHSYDPDFNQLDGPTRIIVPFVTCGDLSSYDSDRSYPLDLEDGAEYKYTPPTQPPISPPYQEACTLKKKGWLAKEIRPQDCPISTVDTLPQPLAAPQRHTLLASEVEDSEMNCSP, encoded by the exons ATGGGACGAACATCAAAGGACAAGCGGGATGTCTACTACCGCTTGGCCAAGGAGAATGGCTGGCGTGCCCGGAGTGCCTTCAAGCTGCTACAACTGGATGAGGAATTCCAGCTCTTCCAAG GCGTGACACGGGCAGTTGACCTGTGTGCAGCCCCGGGCAGCTGGAGTCAGGTGCTGAGCCAGAAGATTGG GGGCCAGGGTTCTGGCCACGTGGTAGCCGTGGACCTTCAGGCTATGGCTCCGCTACCAGGTGTGTTACAGATCCAGGGGGACATCACCCAG CTGTCCACTGCCAAGGAGATCATCAAGCACTTTGAGGGCTGCCCTGCGGACCTAGTGGTGTGCGACGGGGCTCCCGATG TAACTGGCCTCCATGATGTTGATGAGTATATGCAGGCCCAGCTCCTCCTAGCC GCTCTAAATATTGCTACACATGTCTTGAAGCCAGGAGGCTGCTTTGTAGCCAAG ATCTTCCGAGGCCGGGATGTGACGCTGATCTACAGCCAACTGCGTGTCTTCTTCTCCAACGTGCTCTGTGCCAAGCCCAGGAGCAGCCGGAACTCTAGCATTG AGGCCTTCGCTGTCTGTCAGGGTTATGACCCGCCTCAGGGCTTCCTGCCGGACCTGACCAAACCCCTGCTGGACCACTCTTACG ATCCAGATTTCAACCAATTAGATGGTCCCACCCGCATCATTGTGCCATTCGTGACCTGTGGGGACCTGAGCTCCTATGATTCGGACCGCAGTTACCCACTGGAC CTAGAGGACGGCGCAGAGTACAAGTACACTCCACCCACACAGCCCCCCATCTCGCCACCGTACCAGGAGGCCTGCACATTGAAGAAGAAGGGGTGGCTGGCTAAGGAGATCCGCCCTCAGGACTGTCCCATCAGCACAGTGGACACattgccccagcccctggctgccCCACAGCGTCACACCCTGCTGGCCTCTGAG GTGGAAGACAGTGAAATGAATTGTTCACCTTAA
- the FTSJ1 gene encoding tRNA (cytidine(32)/guanosine(34)-2'-O)-methyltransferase isoform X2, with translation MGRTSKDKRDVYYRLAKENGWRARSAFKLLQLDEEFQLFQGVTRAVDLCAAPGSWSQVLSQKIGGQGSGHVVAVDLQAMAPLPGVLQIQGDITQLSTAKEIIKHFEGCPADLVVCDGAPDVTGLHDVDEYMQAQLLLAALNIATHVLKPGGCFVAKIFRGRDVTLIYSQLRVFFSNVLCAKPRSSRNSSIEAFAVCQGYDPPQGFLPDLTKPLLDHSYDFNQLDGPTRIIVPFVTCGDLSSYDSDRSYPLDLEDGAEYKYTPPTQPPISPPYQEACTLKKKGWLAKEIRPQDCPISTVDTLPQPLAAPQRHTLLASEVEDSEMNCSP, from the exons ATGGGACGAACATCAAAGGACAAGCGGGATGTCTACTACCGCTTGGCCAAGGAGAATGGCTGGCGTGCCCGGAGTGCCTTCAAGCTGCTACAACTGGATGAGGAATTCCAGCTCTTCCAAG GCGTGACACGGGCAGTTGACCTGTGTGCAGCCCCGGGCAGCTGGAGTCAGGTGCTGAGCCAGAAGATTGG GGGCCAGGGTTCTGGCCACGTGGTAGCCGTGGACCTTCAGGCTATGGCTCCGCTACCAGGTGTGTTACAGATCCAGGGGGACATCACCCAG CTGTCCACTGCCAAGGAGATCATCAAGCACTTTGAGGGCTGCCCTGCGGACCTAGTGGTGTGCGACGGGGCTCCCGATG TAACTGGCCTCCATGATGTTGATGAGTATATGCAGGCCCAGCTCCTCCTAGCC GCTCTAAATATTGCTACACATGTCTTGAAGCCAGGAGGCTGCTTTGTAGCCAAG ATCTTCCGAGGCCGGGATGTGACGCTGATCTACAGCCAACTGCGTGTCTTCTTCTCCAACGTGCTCTGTGCCAAGCCCAGGAGCAGCCGGAACTCTAGCATTG AGGCCTTCGCTGTCTGTCAGGGTTATGACCCGCCTCAGGGCTTCCTGCCGGACCTGACCAAACCCCTGCTGGACCACTCTTACG ATTTCAACCAATTAGATGGTCCCACCCGCATCATTGTGCCATTCGTGACCTGTGGGGACCTGAGCTCCTATGATTCGGACCGCAGTTACCCACTGGAC CTAGAGGACGGCGCAGAGTACAAGTACACTCCACCCACACAGCCCCCCATCTCGCCACCGTACCAGGAGGCCTGCACATTGAAGAAGAAGGGGTGGCTGGCTAAGGAGATCCGCCCTCAGGACTGTCCCATCAGCACAGTGGACACattgccccagcccctggctgccCCACAGCGTCACACCCTGCTGGCCTCTGAG GTGGAAGACAGTGAAATGAATTGTTCACCTTAA
- the FTSJ1 gene encoding tRNA (cytidine(32)/guanosine(34)-2'-O)-methyltransferase isoform X3 encodes MAPLPGVLQIQGDITQLSTAKEIIKHFEGCPADLVVCDGAPDVTGLHDVDEYMQAQLLLAALNIATHVLKPGGCFVAKIFRGRDVTLIYSQLRVFFSNVLCAKPRSSRNSSIEAFAVCQGYDPPQGFLPDLTKPLLDHSYDPDFNQLDGPTRIIVPFVTCGDLSSYDSDRSYPLDLEDGAEYKYTPPTQPPISPPYQEACTLKKKGWLAKEIRPQDCPISTVDTLPQPLAAPQRHTLLASEVEDSEMNCSP; translated from the exons ATGGCTCCGCTACCAGGTGTGTTACAGATCCAGGGGGACATCACCCAG CTGTCCACTGCCAAGGAGATCATCAAGCACTTTGAGGGCTGCCCTGCGGACCTAGTGGTGTGCGACGGGGCTCCCGATG TAACTGGCCTCCATGATGTTGATGAGTATATGCAGGCCCAGCTCCTCCTAGCC GCTCTAAATATTGCTACACATGTCTTGAAGCCAGGAGGCTGCTTTGTAGCCAAG ATCTTCCGAGGCCGGGATGTGACGCTGATCTACAGCCAACTGCGTGTCTTCTTCTCCAACGTGCTCTGTGCCAAGCCCAGGAGCAGCCGGAACTCTAGCATTG AGGCCTTCGCTGTCTGTCAGGGTTATGACCCGCCTCAGGGCTTCCTGCCGGACCTGACCAAACCCCTGCTGGACCACTCTTACG ATCCAGATTTCAACCAATTAGATGGTCCCACCCGCATCATTGTGCCATTCGTGACCTGTGGGGACCTGAGCTCCTATGATTCGGACCGCAGTTACCCACTGGAC CTAGAGGACGGCGCAGAGTACAAGTACACTCCACCCACACAGCCCCCCATCTCGCCACCGTACCAGGAGGCCTGCACATTGAAGAAGAAGGGGTGGCTGGCTAAGGAGATCCGCCCTCAGGACTGTCCCATCAGCACAGTGGACACattgccccagcccctggctgccCCACAGCGTCACACCCTGCTGGCCTCTGAG GTGGAAGACAGTGAAATGAATTGTTCACCTTAA